One region of Streptomyces capillispiralis genomic DNA includes:
- the miaA gene encoding tRNA (adenosine(37)-N6)-dimethylallyltransferase MiaA, with protein MSSAPHAPRVIAVVGPTAAGKSDLGVFLAQRLGGEVVNADSMQLYRGMDIGTAKLTTEERGGVPHHLLDIWDVTVTASVAEYQRLARERIDALLAEGRWPVLVGGSGLYVRGAVDHLEFPGTDPEVRARLEEELTLRGPGALHARLAVADPGAARAILPSNGRRIVRALEVIEITGRPFTANLPGHDSVYDTLQIGVDVARPELDERIARRVDRMWEAGLVDEVRALEAQGLREGRTASRALGYQQVLAALAGECTLEEARLETVRATKRFARRQDSWFRRDPRVHWLSGAAADLTELPQLAMSLVERPVTA; from the coding sequence GTGAGCAGCGCACCCCACGCCCCCCGCGTCATCGCCGTCGTCGGACCCACTGCGGCCGGAAAGTCCGATCTGGGTGTTTTCCTGGCCCAGCGGCTCGGCGGCGAAGTCGTCAACGCCGACTCCATGCAGCTCTACCGGGGGATGGACATCGGCACCGCCAAGCTGACGACCGAGGAGCGCGGCGGCGTCCCGCACCACCTGCTCGACATCTGGGACGTCACGGTCACCGCGTCCGTGGCCGAGTACCAGCGGCTGGCCCGCGAGCGGATCGACGCACTGCTCGCCGAGGGGCGCTGGCCCGTCCTGGTCGGCGGGTCCGGCCTCTACGTCCGCGGCGCGGTCGACCACCTGGAGTTCCCCGGCACCGACCCCGAGGTCAGGGCCCGCCTGGAGGAGGAGCTCACGCTGCGCGGTCCGGGGGCGCTGCACGCGCGCCTCGCCGTCGCCGACCCGGGGGCCGCGCGGGCGATCCTGCCGAGCAACGGCCGCCGCATCGTCCGCGCCCTCGAGGTCATCGAGATCACCGGACGCCCCTTCACCGCCAACCTCCCGGGTCACGACTCGGTCTACGACACCCTCCAGATCGGTGTCGACGTGGCCCGCCCCGAACTGGACGAGCGCATCGCCCGCCGGGTCGACCGGATGTGGGAGGCGGGCCTCGTGGACGAGGTCCGCGCACTGGAGGCGCAGGGGTTGCGCGAAGGGCGTACGGCCTCCCGCGCCCTCGGCTACCAGCAGGTCCTCGCCGCGCTCGCCGGGGAGTGCACCCTGGAGGAGGCACGGCTGGAGACCGTGCGTGCGACCAAGCGCTTCGCGCGCCGTCAGGATTCGTGGTTCAGGCGCGATCCCCGGGTGCACTGGTTGAGTGGGGCCGCGGCGGACCTGACGGAACTTCCGCAGCTCGCGATGTCGTTGGTCGAACGACCGGTTACAGCCTGA
- a CDS encoding class III extradiol dioxygenase subunit B-like domain-containing protein codes for MLVAAAVCPCPPLLVPEIAAGAAPELDTARAACTDALGVLAASRPDLLVVVGPADGTGPETYPEGSKGSFRGFGVDLGVRLGQGEGTLAGRRLPHGLAVGAWLLGRTGWADAPVEGRGVGEPLTAERCVQEGEAVAARAERVALLVMGDASACRTLKAPGYLDDRAAPFDAEIARALGAADTEALRALDTGLARELKVSGRAPWQVLAGAAAGNAALEGTLLYEDAPYGVGYLVATWS; via the coding sequence ATGCTTGTCGCCGCCGCCGTCTGCCCCTGCCCGCCGCTGCTCGTGCCCGAGATCGCCGCGGGTGCCGCCCCCGAGCTGGACACCGCGCGTGCCGCCTGCACGGACGCGCTGGGTGTGCTCGCCGCCTCCCGGCCCGACCTGCTCGTGGTCGTCGGCCCGGCGGACGGCACCGGCCCCGAGACCTATCCGGAGGGCAGCAAGGGGTCCTTCCGCGGCTTCGGCGTCGACCTGGGCGTACGGCTCGGACAGGGCGAGGGCACGCTGGCCGGGCGCAGGCTTCCCCACGGGCTCGCCGTCGGCGCCTGGCTGCTGGGCCGCACCGGCTGGGCCGACGCCCCCGTCGAGGGCCGGGGCGTGGGGGAGCCGCTCACGGCCGAGCGGTGCGTCCAGGAGGGAGAGGCCGTCGCGGCCCGGGCGGAGCGGGTGGCGCTGCTGGTGATGGGGGACGCCAGCGCCTGCCGCACCCTGAAGGCGCCCGGCTACCTCGACGACCGTGCGGCCCCGTTCGACGCGGAGATCGCGCGGGCGCTGGGCGCGGCCGACACCGAGGCCCTGCGGGCGCTGGACACCGGACTGGCGCGCGAACTGAAGGTCTCCGGCCGGGCCCCCTGGCAGGTCCTCGCCGGCGCGGCCGCGGGCAACGCCGCGCTGGAGGGCACGCTGCTCTACGAGGACGCCCCCTACGGGGTCGGCTACCTCGTGGCCACCTGGTCCTAG
- a CDS encoding RelA/SpoT family protein yields MNAEAVNPATPGPVTSGHVTPAGSRRKARPRLDLRRLGRAALLGPAARDRLPDAIGHVVDAHRAHHPDADLEPLRRAYVLAESSHRGQMRKSGEPYITHPLAVTLILAELGAETTTLTASLLHDTVEDTDVTLDQVGEQFGEEVRYLVDGVTKLEKVDYGAAAEPETFRKMLVATGNDVRVMSIKLADRLHNMRTLGVMRQEKQERIAKVTRDVLIPLAERLGVQALKTELEDLVFAILHPEEYAHTRELIVGNAARADDPLAEVAEDVRKVLREADISADVLIRPRHFVSVHRVSRKRGRLRGADFGRLLVLVNEDADCYGVLGELHTCMTPVVSEFKDFIAVPKFNLYQSLHTAVAREDGQVVEVLIRTHQMHKVAEAGVVALGNPYATPPEEQSASDGERVDPTRPGWLSRLLDWQRGAPDPDTFWSTLREDLAQDREITVFRPDGGTLGLPEGATCVDAAYAQYGEDAHACMGARVNGRLATLSTVLKDGDTVQLLMGQDPASEPSREWLEHAHTPAARIAIQRRLTAHPAQDEAPAPEAPTASRPVPGGAAVPQVPDAPGAASGRPAAAQVLADRDGATVRLAGCCTPVPPDGVTGFAVRGGAVTVHRVECPAVARMKSAGRAEVGVRWGEGAECRVTLVAESFVRPHLLADLTEAMALEGAEIVSATVEPPDRQQVRHTYTVQLPDAARLPVLMRAMRNVAGVYDVTRAQSSAPGA; encoded by the coding sequence ATGAACGCGGAGGCCGTCAATCCCGCGACCCCAGGCCCGGTGACCTCTGGTCACGTCACCCCCGCGGGGTCGCGTAGGAAGGCCCGCCCCCGGCTCGACCTGCGCCGGCTGGGCCGTGCCGCACTGCTCGGCCCCGCCGCCCGCGACCGGCTCCCCGACGCCATCGGACACGTCGTCGACGCCCACCGCGCCCACCACCCCGACGCCGATCTCGAACCCCTGCGCCGCGCCTACGTCCTGGCCGAGTCCTCGCACCGCGGCCAGATGCGCAAGAGCGGTGAGCCCTACATCACCCACCCGCTCGCCGTGACCCTCATCCTCGCCGAACTCGGCGCCGAGACGACCACGTTGACGGCCTCCCTGCTCCACGACACCGTCGAGGACACGGACGTGACGCTCGATCAGGTGGGTGAGCAGTTCGGGGAGGAGGTCCGCTATCTCGTCGACGGCGTCACCAAGCTGGAGAAGGTCGACTACGGCGCCGCCGCCGAGCCCGAGACCTTCCGCAAGATGCTCGTCGCCACCGGCAACGACGTCCGGGTGATGTCGATCAAACTAGCCGACCGGCTGCACAACATGCGCACCCTCGGCGTGATGCGCCAGGAGAAGCAGGAACGCATCGCCAAGGTCACCCGGGACGTCCTCATCCCGCTCGCCGAACGCCTGGGCGTCCAGGCGCTCAAGACCGAGCTGGAGGACCTGGTCTTCGCCATCCTGCACCCCGAGGAGTACGCGCACACACGGGAGTTGATCGTCGGCAACGCGGCCCGCGCGGACGATCCGCTCGCCGAGGTCGCCGAGGACGTGCGCAAGGTGCTCCGCGAGGCCGACATCAGCGCGGACGTCCTCATCCGCCCGCGCCACTTCGTGTCCGTGCACCGGGTGTCCCGCAAACGCGGCCGGCTGCGCGGCGCCGACTTCGGCCGCCTGCTGGTGCTGGTGAACGAGGACGCCGACTGCTACGGCGTTCTCGGCGAACTGCACACCTGCATGACCCCCGTGGTCTCGGAGTTCAAGGACTTCATCGCCGTACCGAAGTTCAACCTGTACCAGTCGCTGCACACCGCCGTGGCCCGCGAGGACGGCCAGGTCGTCGAAGTCCTCATCCGCACCCACCAGATGCACAAGGTCGCCGAGGCCGGCGTCGTCGCCCTCGGCAACCCCTACGCCACCCCGCCCGAGGAGCAGTCCGCGAGCGACGGCGAACGCGTCGACCCCACCCGGCCCGGCTGGCTCTCCCGGCTCCTGGACTGGCAGCGCGGCGCGCCCGACCCCGACACCTTCTGGTCCACCCTGCGCGAGGACCTCGCCCAGGACCGCGAGATCACCGTCTTCCGCCCCGACGGGGGCACGCTGGGCCTGCCCGAGGGGGCGACCTGCGTGGACGCCGCCTACGCGCAGTACGGCGAGGACGCGCACGCGTGCATGGGGGCCAGGGTCAACGGGCGGCTGGCGACGCTGAGCACCGTCCTGAAGGACGGCGACACCGTCCAGCTCCTCATGGGGCAGGACCCCGCCTCCGAGCCGTCCAGGGAGTGGCTGGAGCACGCCCACACCCCCGCGGCCCGGATCGCCATCCAGCGCCGGCTGACCGCCCACCCCGCACAGGACGAGGCGCCCGCGCCCGAGGCGCCGACGGCCTCCCGGCCCGTCCCTGGCGGCGCCGCCGTTCCGCAGGTGCCGGACGCGCCGGGGGCGGCATCCGGCCGTCCGGCCGCCGCCCAGGTCCTGGCCGACCGGGACGGCGCGACCGTACGGCTCGCCGGCTGCTGCACGCCCGTACCGCCCGACGGGGTGACCGGATTCGCCGTGCGCGGGGGAGCGGTCACCGTGCACCGGGTCGAGTGTCCCGCGGTGGCGCGCATGAAGAGCGCCGGGCGGGCGGAGGTCGGCGTGCGCTGGGGGGAGGGCGCCGAGTGCCGGGTCACGCTGGTCGCGGAATCGTTCGTCCGTCCGCACCTGCTCGCGGACCTCACCGAGGCCATGGCCCTCGAAGGCGCCGAGATCGTCTCCGCGACCGTCGAACCGCCGGACCGGCAGCAGGTGCGGCACACGTACACCGTCCAGCTGCCGGACGCCGCCCGCCTGCCCGTCCTGATGCGCGCCATGCGCAATGTGGCCGGTGTGTACGACGTGACCAGAGCCCAGTCGTCGGCTCCGGGCGCCTGA
- the hflX gene encoding GTPase HflX: MTSSSSPSQDTKRFAHTHPEGLRADALMEEDVAWSLEIDSERDGDQFDRSERAALRRVAGLSTELEDVTEVEYRQLRLERVVLVGVWTSGTVQDAENSLAELAALAETAGALVLDGVIQRRDKPDAATYIGSGKAEELRGIVLDTGADTVICDGELSPGQLIHLEDVVKVKVIDRTALILDIFAQHAKSREGKAQVALAQMQYMLPRLRGWGQSLSRQMGGGKGGGLATRGPGETKIETDRRRIREKMAKMRREIAEMKTGREIKRQERKRHKVPSVAIAGYTNAGKSSLLNRLTGAGVLVENALFATLDPTVRRAETPSGRLYTLADTVGFVRHLPHHLVEAFRSTMEEVGDSDLILHVVDGSHPVPEEQLAAVREVIRDVGATGVPEIVVINKADAADPLTLQRLLRVEKRSIAVSARTGQGIAELLALIDNELPRPSVEIEALVPYTHGKLVARAHDEGEVISEEHTGEGTLLKVRVHEELAAELTPYVPAPAG, encoded by the coding sequence ATGACCTCCTCTTCTTCCCCTTCCCAGGACACCAAGCGCTTCGCGCACACCCATCCCGAGGGTCTTCGGGCCGATGCCCTGATGGAAGAGGACGTCGCCTGGAGCCTCGAGATCGACTCGGAGCGGGACGGCGACCAGTTCGACCGTTCCGAGCGCGCGGCACTCCGCCGTGTCGCCGGCCTCTCCACCGAGCTCGAGGACGTCACCGAGGTCGAGTACCGGCAGCTCCGTCTGGAGCGGGTCGTGCTCGTCGGGGTGTGGACCTCGGGAACCGTGCAGGACGCGGAGAACTCCCTGGCGGAGCTCGCCGCCCTCGCGGAGACGGCGGGTGCCCTCGTGCTCGACGGCGTGATCCAGCGCCGCGACAAGCCCGACGCGGCGACCTACATCGGATCCGGCAAGGCCGAGGAGCTGCGCGGCATCGTGCTCGACACGGGCGCGGACACCGTCATCTGCGACGGTGAGCTCAGCCCGGGCCAGCTCATCCACCTCGAGGACGTCGTCAAGGTCAAGGTCATCGACCGTACGGCGCTGATCCTCGACATCTTCGCCCAGCACGCCAAGTCCCGCGAGGGCAAGGCGCAGGTGGCGCTCGCGCAGATGCAGTACATGCTGCCGCGACTGCGCGGCTGGGGTCAGTCGCTGTCCCGGCAGATGGGCGGCGGCAAGGGCGGCGGCCTCGCCACCCGTGGTCCCGGTGAGACGAAGATCGAGACGGACCGGCGCCGGATCCGCGAGAAGATGGCGAAGATGCGCCGTGAGATCGCGGAGATGAAGACCGGCCGCGAGATCAAGCGCCAGGAGCGCAAGCGCCACAAGGTGCCCTCCGTCGCCATCGCCGGCTACACCAACGCCGGCAAGTCCTCGCTGCTCAACCGCCTCACGGGCGCGGGCGTCCTGGTCGAGAACGCCCTGTTCGCGACCCTCGACCCCACCGTGCGCCGGGCCGAGACGCCGAGCGGACGGCTCTACACGCTGGCCGACACGGTCGGCTTCGTGCGCCATCTGCCGCACCACCTGGTCGAGGCGTTCCGCTCCACCATGGAGGAGGTCGGCGACTCCGACCTGATCCTCCACGTGGTGGACGGTTCGCACCCGGTCCCGGAGGAGCAGCTGGCCGCCGTGCGCGAGGTCATCCGGGACGTCGGCGCCACCGGCGTACCCGAGATCGTGGTGATCAACAAGGCCGACGCGGCCGACCCGCTGACGCTCCAGCGGCTGCTGCGGGTGGAGAAGCGCTCCATCGCGGTCTCGGCCCGCACCGGCCAGGGCATCGCCGAGCTGCTCGCGCTCATCGACAACGAGCTGCCGCGTCCGTCGGTGGAGATCGAGGCACTCGTGCCGTACACCCACGGCAAGCTGGTCGCCCGCGCCCACGACGAGGGCGAGGTGATCTCCGAGGAGCACACCGGGGAGGGCACCCTGCTCAAGGTGCGGGTGCACGAGGAGCTCGCGGCGGAACTCACGCCGTACGTTCCGGCCCCGGCCGGCTGA
- the dapF gene encoding diaminopimelate epimerase: MSTRIAFLKGHGTENDFVIVPDPENAIDLPPAAVAALCDRRAGIGGDGLLHVVRSAAHPEARDMAGEAEWFMDYRNGDGSIAEMCGNGVRVFARYLQHAGHVAEGDIAVATRGGVKTVHIAKEASDGGTAGGDITVGMGKAVFPAGDVTVSVGERSWPARNVNMGNPHAVAFVDDLAHAGDLYTAPPFSPAAAYPDGVNVEFVVDRGPRHVALRVHERGAGETRSCGTGACAVAVATARRDGADPAATGTPVTYTVDVPGGTLVITERPDGEIEMTGPAVIVAEGVIEAGWLENALR; encoded by the coding sequence ATGAGCACGCGGATCGCCTTCCTCAAGGGGCACGGCACGGAGAACGACTTCGTGATCGTCCCGGACCCCGAGAACGCCATCGACCTCCCCCCGGCCGCCGTCGCCGCCCTGTGCGACCGCCGCGCGGGCATCGGCGGCGACGGACTGCTGCACGTCGTGCGGTCGGCGGCCCACCCCGAGGCCCGGGACATGGCCGGCGAGGCCGAGTGGTTCATGGACTACCGCAACGGCGACGGCTCGATCGCGGAGATGTGCGGCAACGGAGTACGTGTGTTCGCGCGCTACCTCCAGCACGCCGGACATGTGGCCGAGGGAGACATCGCGGTCGCCACGCGCGGGGGCGTGAAGACCGTGCACATCGCCAAGGAGGCGTCCGACGGCGGTACCGCCGGGGGTGACATCACCGTCGGCATGGGGAAGGCCGTGTTCCCGGCGGGCGACGTCACTGTGAGCGTCGGCGAGCGCAGCTGGCCCGCGCGGAACGTGAACATGGGCAACCCGCACGCCGTCGCCTTCGTGGACGACCTGGCCCACGCCGGCGACCTGTACACGGCCCCCCCGTTCAGCCCGGCCGCCGCCTACCCGGACGGGGTGAACGTGGAGTTCGTCGTCGACCGCGGTCCGCGGCACGTGGCGCTCAGGGTGCACGAGCGCGGGGCCGGCGAGACCCGCTCCTGCGGCACGGGCGCGTGTGCGGTCGCCGTGGCCACCGCCCGCAGGGACGGGGCCGACCCGGCCGCCACCGGCACCCCCGTGACGTACACGGTCGATGTGCCCGGCGGCACCCTGGTGATCACCGAACGGCCCGACGGCGAGATCGAGATGACCGGTCCCGCGGTGATCGTCGCCGAGGGCGTGATCGAGGCCGGGTGGCTGGAGAACGCCCTCCGCTGA
- a CDS encoding antitoxin, with amino-acid sequence MGLLDSLKAKLGPAKDKASGLAQQHEDKIQHGLERAARTVDERTKGKYSDRIRTGTGKAKDAVDRFAHKKDHGPDAGGTTPPPAGPPPAS; translated from the coding sequence ATGGGTCTCCTGGACAGTCTGAAGGCCAAGCTCGGCCCCGCCAAGGACAAGGCCTCCGGCCTCGCACAGCAGCACGAGGACAAGATCCAGCACGGCCTGGAAAGGGCCGCGCGGACCGTCGACGAGCGGACCAAGGGCAAGTACAGCGACCGGATCCGGACGGGTACGGGCAAGGCCAAGGATGCCGTGGACCGCTTCGCGCACAAGAAGGACCACGGTCCGGACGCGGGCGGCACCACCCCGCCGCCGGCCGGGCCCCCGCCCGCTTCCTGA
- a CDS encoding trypsin-like serine peptidase, which produces MRSIRPSSSPRRGGRARRSTSPVLAAVALASALALTATACDSGDADASADTSATAGADDGKLKIPDDIRDRLKEHGIDIDQWKNGAWKNWDKDDWLREAQDYVNPIIEDLWDPDRMRDAEEPDQGVDESDISRDQGVTDPTPDPVRAEAVAASYHANAPTSGKVFFDSPEGTMVCSATVVQDPANPGKSNMVWTAGHCVHAGKKGGWYRNIAFVPSYNDSGKSAQELETATKEEIAPYGVWWGDWAQTSDQWIEQGGSTGGDGASYDFAVIHVTPEKGGNGKSLEETVGSALPVDFDAPAVPEVKEMTAIGYPAAPPYDGQTLFRCQDRPGRLSLTASDPTMYRIGCSMTAGSSGGGWIAAGADGKPALVSNTSIGPVTSGWLAGPRLGDEAKGVYDAVSGKFAGQ; this is translated from the coding sequence ATGCGATCCATACGGCCGTCGTCCAGCCCGCGTCGAGGGGGGAGGGCGCGCCGCTCAACCTCCCCCGTTCTCGCGGCTGTTGCGCTCGCCTCGGCGCTCGCCCTCACCGCCACCGCCTGCGATTCGGGGGACGCCGACGCGAGCGCCGACACCTCCGCGACCGCCGGCGCCGACGACGGCAAGCTCAAGATCCCGGACGACATCAGGGACCGGCTCAAGGAGCACGGGATCGACATCGACCAGTGGAAGAACGGCGCCTGGAAGAACTGGGACAAGGACGACTGGCTGCGCGAGGCGCAGGACTACGTCAACCCGATCATCGAGGACCTGTGGGACCCGGACCGCATGCGGGACGCCGAGGAGCCGGACCAGGGGGTCGACGAGAGCGACATCTCCCGTGACCAGGGCGTGACCGACCCCACGCCTGACCCGGTGCGGGCGGAGGCCGTCGCGGCGTCGTACCACGCCAACGCCCCCACCTCGGGCAAGGTGTTCTTCGACTCCCCCGAGGGCACGATGGTGTGCTCGGCGACGGTGGTGCAGGACCCGGCCAACCCGGGCAAGTCCAACATGGTGTGGACGGCGGGCCACTGCGTGCACGCGGGCAAGAAGGGCGGCTGGTACCGCAACATCGCGTTCGTGCCGTCGTACAACGACTCGGGCAAGTCGGCGCAGGAGCTGGAGACCGCCACCAAGGAGGAGATCGCTCCGTACGGCGTCTGGTGGGGTGACTGGGCCCAGACCTCGGACCAGTGGATCGAGCAGGGCGGCTCCACGGGCGGTGACGGCGCCTCGTACGACTTCGCCGTCATCCATGTGACGCCGGAGAAGGGCGGAAACGGCAAGTCGCTGGAGGAGACGGTCGGTTCGGCGCTCCCGGTGGACTTCGACGCCCCGGCGGTGCCCGAGGTGAAGGAGATGACGGCGATCGGTTACCCGGCCGCTCCGCCGTACGACGGTCAGACGCTGTTCCGCTGCCAGGACCGGCCGGGCCGGCTGTCGCTCACCGCCTCCGACCCGACCATGTACCGCATCGGGTGCAGCATGACCGCGGGTTCGTCCGGCGGCGGCTGGATCGCGGCCGGCGCGGACGGGAAGCCGGCGCTGGTGTCCAACACCTCCATCGGCCCGGTGACGTCGGGCTGGCTGGCCGGCCCGCGCCTGGGTGACGAGGCCAAGGGCGTGTACGACGCGGTCAGCGGGAAGTTCGCCGGACAGTGA
- a CDS encoding trypsin-like serine peptidase → MRSIRTSAPPRRGRRTVLTATGLVAALALTATACGGSGKDEASDKPDATTSQAAGGDGGKVTIPSDLADRLKEHGIDVDRWKDGGWEDWDKDKWLREAKDFVNPVIEGLWKPERMRSAEEADKTVTTQDASAAEGVSDPEPAPVDAQAEKTPYHENAAPVGKVFFDSPEGPSVCSGTVIKDVNHPGKSNLVWTAGHCVHAGGEGGWYRNLVFVPAYNDLGKSEAELGSASASEVAPYGNWWADWASTSGGWIQGGSDTGGDGAPYDYAVLHVKPEQGGKSLEETVGAALDVDFSAPSAAEAGEMGAWGYPAAPPYNGLQMFKCLDTPGRFSLSPGLPAMYRIGCTMTGGSSGGGWFRVRDGETVLVSNTSIGPMDNTWLAGPQLGEDAEALYQNMSRTYGGQ, encoded by the coding sequence ATGCGTTCCATTCGTACGTCCGCTCCGCCCAGGCGTGGACGCCGCACCGTCCTCACCGCCACCGGGCTCGTCGCCGCGCTGGCGCTCACCGCGACCGCGTGCGGCGGTTCCGGTAAGGACGAGGCGAGCGACAAGCCCGACGCCACCACCTCGCAGGCCGCCGGCGGCGACGGCGGCAAGGTCACGATCCCGTCCGACCTGGCGGACAGGCTCAAGGAGCACGGGATCGACGTCGACCGGTGGAAGGACGGCGGCTGGGAGGACTGGGACAAGGACAAGTGGCTCAGGGAGGCCAAGGACTTCGTCAACCCGGTGATCGAGGGCCTGTGGAAGCCGGAGCGGATGCGCTCCGCCGAGGAGGCGGACAAGACCGTCACCACCCAGGACGCCTCCGCGGCCGAGGGGGTCAGTGACCCCGAGCCGGCCCCGGTCGATGCCCAGGCCGAGAAGACGCCGTACCACGAGAACGCGGCCCCGGTCGGCAAGGTCTTCTTCGACTCCCCGGAGGGCCCGAGCGTCTGCTCCGGCACCGTGATCAAGGACGTCAACCACCCGGGCAAGTCCAACCTGGTGTGGACGGCCGGGCACTGCGTGCACGCCGGCGGCGAGGGCGGCTGGTACCGCAACCTGGTCTTCGTCCCCGCCTACAACGACCTCGGCAAGTCCGAGGCCGAGCTGGGCAGCGCGAGCGCCTCCGAGGTCGCCCCCTACGGCAACTGGTGGGCGGACTGGGCCTCGACCTCGGGCGGCTGGATCCAGGGCGGCTCGGACACCGGCGGCGACGGCGCGCCGTACGACTACGCCGTGCTGCACGTGAAGCCGGAGCAGGGCGGCAAGTCCCTGGAGGAGACCGTCGGTGCCGCGCTCGACGTGGACTTCTCGGCCCCGTCCGCGGCCGAGGCGGGCGAGATGGGCGCCTGGGGCTACCCGGCCGCGCCGCCCTACAACGGTCTGCAGATGTTCAAGTGCCTGGACACGCCGGGCCGTTTCTCGCTCAGCCCCGGCCTGCCGGCGATGTACCGCATCGGCTGCACCATGACCGGCGGATCGTCCGGCGGCGGCTGGTTCCGGGTGCGCGACGGCGAGACGGTGCTGGTCTCCAACACCTCGATCGGCCCGATGGACAACACCTGGCTGGCGGGCCCGCAGCTGGGCGAGGACGCCGAGGCGCTGTACCAGAACATGAGCAGGACCTACGGCGGTCAGTGA
- a CDS encoding M1 family metallopeptidase: MPLTPHRHASDGAAPHDRTVRAPARHRASRADTGHAHRRRTATALLAPAVSVCLLAASPPAVPLGIGDRLFPHLGNPGYDVLAYDLALTYPGRNDRPLRAVTTIDARITADLDRINLDFAHGTVASVEVDGAPAVFAAAGEDLVITPEDVPDRGERTRVTVRHTSDPVAGDREGGWVRTADGLAMANQADAAHLVFPCNDHPSDKAVFTFRITAPDGHTAVANGLPAGADRTRRATTWTYRTPHPMATELAQVSIGRSTVLHRTGPHGLPLRDVVPTRDRARLEPWLARTPGQITWMEGKAGRYPFATYGLLMADASTGFALETQTLSLFERDLFTDPALPAWYVESIMVHELAHQWFGNSVGPRTWSDLWLNEGHATWYEALYAQERGGRPLEARMKAAYEASDGWRASGGPPAAPKPPEPGRKIGIFRPNVYGGAALVLYALRQEIGRTAFDRLQRDWVARHRDGTATTSDFVRLASQVAGRDLTGFLYPWLYGTRTPPMPGHPKWRSTARTTTADPRPGTHDHRTAALPDTGAHRPRGSRE; this comes from the coding sequence ATGCCGCTCACCCCCCACCGCCACGCCTCCGACGGCGCCGCACCCCACGACCGGACCGTCCGGGCCCCGGCCCGCCACCGTGCCTCCCGTGCCGACACCGGTCACGCGCACCGCCGGCGGACGGCCACCGCGCTGCTCGCCCCCGCCGTCTCCGTCTGCCTCCTCGCCGCGAGTCCCCCCGCCGTCCCGCTGGGCATCGGCGACCGTCTCTTCCCCCACCTGGGCAACCCCGGCTACGACGTGCTGGCGTACGACCTCGCCCTCACCTACCCCGGTCGCAACGACCGGCCGCTGCGGGCCGTCACCACGATCGACGCCCGGATCACCGCCGACCTGGACCGGATCAACCTCGACTTCGCCCACGGCACCGTCGCCTCGGTCGAGGTCGACGGGGCTCCGGCCGTCTTCGCCGCCGCCGGCGAGGACCTCGTGATCACCCCCGAGGACGTACCGGACCGGGGCGAGCGGACGCGCGTCACCGTGCGGCACACCAGCGATCCCGTGGCCGGGGACCGCGAGGGCGGCTGGGTGCGCACCGCGGACGGCCTCGCCATGGCCAACCAGGCCGACGCCGCCCACCTGGTGTTCCCGTGCAACGACCACCCGTCCGACAAGGCCGTGTTCACCTTCCGGATCACCGCGCCGGACGGTCACACGGCCGTCGCCAACGGGCTGCCCGCCGGCGCCGACCGCACGCGCCGGGCCACCACATGGACGTACCGGACCCCGCACCCCATGGCCACCGAGCTCGCCCAGGTGTCCATCGGCCGTTCCACCGTCCTGCACCGCACCGGCCCGCACGGTCTGCCGCTGCGGGACGTCGTCCCCACCCGGGACCGCGCGAGGCTCGAACCGTGGCTGGCCAGGACCCCCGGTCAGATCACGTGGATGGAGGGGAAGGCCGGACGCTACCCGTTCGCCACCTACGGGCTGCTCATGGCCGACGCGTCCACCGGCTTCGCGCTCGAGACGCAGACGCTCTCCCTCTTCGAACGGGACCTGTTCACCGATCCCGCCCTGCCCGCCTGGTACGTCGAGTCGATCATGGTGCACGAACTGGCGCACCAGTGGTTCGGCAACAGCGTCGGCCCCCGCACCTGGTCCGACCTGTGGCTCAACGAAGGCCACGCCACCTGGTACGAGGCGCTGTACGCGCAGGAGCGGGGCGGCCGGCCCCTCGAGGCCCGGATGAAGGCCGCCTACGAGGCCTCCGACGGCTGGCGCGCGTCCGGCGGACCGCCCGCCGCCCCGAAGCCGCCCGAGCCGGGCCGGAAGATCGGCATCTTCCGGCCGAACGTCTACGGCGGTGCCGCGCTCGTGCTGTACGCCCTGCGCCAGGAGATCGGCCGCACCGCCTTCGACCGCCTGCAACGCGACTGGGTCGCCCGCCACCGCGACGGCACGGCCACGACCTCCGACTTCGTCCGTCTCGCCTCCCAGGTCGCCGGACGCGACCTGACCGGCTTCCTGTACCCCTGGCTGTACGGAACCAGGACACCGCCCATGCCCGGCCACCCAAAGTGGAGGTCCACGGCCCGGACCACGACGGCCGACCCCCGCCCGGGCACGCACGACCACCGGACCGCGGCCCTGCCGGACACGGGCGCGCATCGACCGCGCGGAAGCCGGGAATAA